ttttatttttcattagtTAATGGTAAACTTGATTAGCGTAAAACTaagttgaaaatgaaaaaaaaaattattatagtataAGTGATTTGAAAGTGATATGATAATTGATTTGATAAGTTTATAATAAATATGAATTTTGTAGGAAAATAATGTTTTGAGatcttttaataaaaaaaaaattcggtATGTAATTACCAAAATGAGTTTCAATGAGCTGGTGCATGATGATATGAATTTTGaaggaaaattaaattaatgaatCACATATATTAGCAAACACAATAGTAGCTTTGACAATGGCAGCACCTTCCTTGCAGAATTGTTGGTTGTAGATTTGGGCTTGAAGCATGCATGAGAGTCAGAAGGCACCTTACGTCATGATTGGAGGCTTCCACCATCGTTCATTGTAGCTTCTTTGTGCATTGACGTGGCGACGTAGTTATGTGCTCTTTTAGCTTtcttcctataaaaaaaacacaaaagtaGCTAAATATGAAGAAGGAATATGAAATACCAATTACAACTTTCATATTTAAACATCTAAACAGTCATAACTCTCCAAAaacatctcatttttctctttatatCTCTCTTCCTATCACACTACATTATCTATCAAATTCATCgcttatctctcttctctttctttctaaCTCAACTAATTTGGGGTATCTACACCCAAGTGGGTGACTACttatcatttttgttttttttattgtgtAATACAATTTTGTTTTCCGACAATGCAATACACCTTTGATCTGTAAATTCAATACTAGTTATTATTTTTGTACATTATAATTGAATCTATAATTTAGTCTCAAATTTGATTAATCTTTGGTGAATAAGATGTGCTTTAAGATGAGGACGAATCAAAGTTAACTCTATTGTTAAACCAAGAATCATGTTTTCATATTcataactaaaattaatatcCATCTTTGAATTCATTCTAGTAAATTTGAGTATAGTCATTGTTGCATATCTAACTGAACTTGTGTTTCACCTTTATACATAGCTATGTGATGCAAAAGTGCAGACATGTTCTTCCATGCCCCAAAAGTTCTTTCAACTTtggataaaaatttaatacctTACTACGATTTGAAAAACCATGTGAAcacctaaaataaaataaaaagtaatattTTTCACATCTATAAGAAAAAATGTATACAACACAAGTATTTTTATTCCTCTTCTCTCTACTGTTTTGGCTACCAATTTATTGGATATTGAAGTATATAAATTAATACgaacaaataaaaataatcataatctctTTCCTATTCCTCTTCTCTCTAATCTTTTAGCTACCAATTTATTGGATATTGAAGGATATAATTGATACCAAAAAATACAAGTATTCTTTATctgttttatttaatatttgatttcTTTATGATATAGAATATAAAAGGAAGCAAAATGATTAAACGTAAAAAACTACAATAGTGAAAGATTGTTTACTTCATGTAACAGAAGTAGCGATTATagttttaatataaatttaCGTATTACAAGAGTTTAAATTCAAGACCTAATTTACGTAAATGTCAAGGTGCTGTTATTATGATTTAAATATAAGTTGTGAAAGTTTGTATATTACATATAAATATTCACAAACAAAATGCTTTTATATAGTCATATTTCAAGAAACATTACTACTATTTGAATTCATGTAACAAAAATATAACAATGATAGAAACTATGTTTGAAGTTCCAATAGAAATATTGCTAGTAATTAAAATAGTAGTTAAGCAACCAAGCAAAAGAATAGTACAACATCAATAAAAAGACACCtaacaaaataatataaataaaaatatataagcaATCACCCTTGTAGTGTCCCCGTGGTAACCTTCACCGATCTTCTCCCCCACGACAGTGGCTACCATTCTAGCTATCCAGCAACATTAACAATAAGGTGATGACTTGTTGTTTTAGCCTGGCGCTCAAGATGGAATCTATACAACGAAATCGGGCTACTATTTTGTTATGAGGACCAATGTACGTAATGCCCTAGTTTTCAACGGTCACTTTAGTAAACTTAATACAAATTAAACTTGCTAGTGATCTTTCGAAAACCCTGAAACAGTGTAATCTTTTTTTTCTTGAGGATTTCTTTCCAAACAAAACATGCTTCATTAGATATCATAACCCATATATACATAAGGAGTCAAGTGTGCCATCTACAGGCATCGGCCAGAAGTAGATATGATACAAACTACGAACAAAAGTGGGATATATCAAACTATAAACCCTAACCCAAGACTCATATGTTCGATACACTGCCTGTGATCTCCGGACTAGGCAGATCACACAAAAGCATTAGGAACTACCCTGTGCCAAAACCTTGAATGCACAAACGTACACTGGTCAAGTTGGCTTTATACAACAAAACACTATACCCTAAAACACTTTTCGCATAGCTCAAGTAGCAGATGCATATGCAGCAGACTAAGTATCCTCTAAAGAGTACACGAACTGTATCATGCCTAGTTGCTCCCGCACGATCCATATGTGGGAGCAGATGAAGTATCCTCTAAAGAGTACACGAACTGTATCATAGCTCAAGTAGTAGATGCATATGCAGCAGACAAAGCATCCTCTAAAGAGTACACGAACTGTATCATGCCTAGTAGCTCCGCATCTCCGTCCATGTCGAGCGGGTACAAGGTCACGTTCCGGCTGATCTCATGCATGCACATCTATCACATAGATCATAACATGGTCATGCACAAACACAATCAAAATCTATAGGTCGTAGCCAAATTtcccttacttttttttttgaatgaaagtTCGCCTTTTCTCATTAATTAATCAGACAAAGCAGCATCTACAAAGAGGGCCTGCTCTATTTCAAGAGGTGGAACATCCCACCACAACTTGGTATTATAAGAGCAGGCCAAAGAAGCAAGAGTATGAGCAGGTGCATTTGCATTCCGGGATACATGATTGAAGGAAATAGAGGTAAATAGACTAGCTAGATAGATACAATCTTGCATAAGGATTTGGATAGTCCAAAGGCTTGAATTGGTTGTCATTGCTTTGACCACAGAGAGAGAGTCCAATTCAAAGATCACACTATCTAAACCCACTTCCAAGGCTGTGTGTAGGCTCCAGCGAAGGGCCATAGCTTCAGCAATAAGGGGATCCAAGCGTTGAGCTTCCAAGCAGGTTCCAGCGAGCATTATGATTCCTCTGTGGTCCCTTGCTACAAAACCGAGCCCTATAGAGTGTGGTCCCGACCACCCAGCATCtacattaattttaattctccCTTGGCTTGGTGAACTCCATTGTTGTGGCATGGAGCATGGTGTTCTTGAGCTTCTTTCCACTCCGCCAGCAGGTTCTGGGCTTTTTCCATTGCTGCAGCTGAATGAACTTGGACATTGTTGAACAAGCTTTCGTTCCTTGCTTTCCATATAGCCCAGGTCCCGTGGAACACTTGTGCAACTATCTCATCTTCTTGATTGGCACAAAAGCTTAGGAGGCACTCAAGGAAGCTAGTTTGTACTAGATCCATACGAAGGCCCAAGGAATGGTGGAACCATGCTTCCCTTGTCCAGGAACATTGGAGAAATAAGTGGTCTTGTGTTTCTACCACATCTTGACCGCACAATGCACACTGTTCCTGAATCTGAGTTCCTCTTCTGGCAAGATTGGCACGACAAGGAGTAAGGTTGTTAATAACTCTGTACACAAGGTTGTCAGACTCGTGAGTCTAAGCAGACTCGTTTTGGGTAGGTAGACTCGACTCGTAGACTCGACTCGTAGACTCGACGAGACTCGAGTCTACCAGAAATGAAAATTTACTAAGTATAACCTTGTCACATGAAGAATAAATACAAACATATAATCTAATTATAAGAGCATCCAAGattttttgaagcaaagaaggaagaggaacgCGATAGAGGTTGAAAATAGGTTTAGTTTTAgggatttttaataaatttgggattttttaacttaaaaaaaaaaaaaaaaacttgactcGGTGACCGAGTCACCGAGTCAGACCGAGTCGGGCCGAGTCAGACCGAGTCAGGCCAGAAAACGAGTCTGACAGCGAGTCGACTCGTTTTTCCTATGTAGACTCGCGAGTCTACCTAGTCAGCGAGTTAACTCGCGAGTCTAACAACCTTGTCTGTACATGAAATGTTTTACCTTGTTCTGGATTTTAACACGCGACAAAGTCTTCCATGACAAAGAGGGGCTGTTTGAACCAATTGCAGTAGCAGCAATCTTTTGGCTTTGAATTTGATAATAGGCTGATTTCCCTTACAACCATCATATAACATATATTTAATTAACAATATAAATAGCCGAAGCGAAGTGCCCTCACAATAATCATAAAGCATATTTTCAACCAGTCAAATAGCTGAAGTGAAGTGCCCTCACCTTTAAACCTTATGTCTTGTTTATTCGTCACTCAAATCAAGCGCCAACTTGCTTCCTGCACTTGGATAAAGCTAGTGTATTTTTAATCTAATCCTCACAAGCTCTTCTTTTTATTTCCTCTTCTTTACTACTCTGTCTTCAGTTCTGTGCTTTTTGTTTGCTGCATTTGCAACTTGAAATACCCTTATTTAGCCATGGGGAAAATCCTTCAAGTAGCTGGACCATGCTTAAGCTAGGGCTTAAGATTGCTGCACCTGTCCTTTACTCTTAAATTCTGCAGAATGTCCATCTCTTGCTTGCCAATCTACCACGCTAAACTCTCACTTTCCTCCTTTGTTGACCAATTCTTTCTACTGAAAGGTTTCAACTGAGAATGTAAATCATCCAGCTCTtcctatcttcttcttctcacctCCACGTTTACTTCACTTGCTCTGGTTCTCAGTTCTCACACCTCTTGTTGCCATCCTTTCATTCCTCTTCAACATAATTCTGAATTCATACACCGCCTACTTCTAGTCCCTTGACTCTACACGTCATGCTTCCTTTTTCGTTTTCTTCAACgttcatttatttatatatatacttcGTTGCATCTGTTCTGTTCATTGGAGGTGTATAATATACAGATATAATCAATCTTGTTCTTatcttcagtttttttttatttaatttacctTAGTCACTTTCGTGACTTTCTACAATGTAACCACTTATTTTATgcttgtatttttaatttttaatatgttAATTAATAGATGTATGACCAATATCAAGTTTTACgagttatttaaaaatattttaaccttgtattttaattttaaaattacatttttatttattatattaatttattcttgaattttaTGGTTTTTAATTTACAAATAAAATGAAGTACCATGTTAAGAATATTATGTTTACTTTATAACTTCCATATAAATAGTAAGCACATGTGAAAGGAACGGAAGCGAAGTGGAAAGGTGTTTGTTCATGgattaattttgtatttttgtcGTCATTAGGGAGCATTAAGTTTTAAGacttatattaaatatgttttcactcttatattattataGTACAACTATTGCTCTTCCCATGTTAATATTAGAATACTTAcctatcactttttttttggtaataacCACATCTCATGTTCATGTTTATTAGTGATAGTAATTATGCAAATTTGTAATGCAAAATTCTCCTGATTGCTACCTGATTTATGTTCAATTTGCGTGGTAAGAAAATGTTAAATAAATGAACCAAAGAGAAATCAATAACATCAATTTATGTCTAATGGAACAATGGTACACGATAATAAAGAGGAAAAACAATAGTTGGCAACCCTATGCAGCTTTTATAAGTTAGTCACCAACATGGCTCGAATTTTGGCTCTAAGCCCATCAGAAACATCACTCATTATATTTCAGGTCCTTGGTTTGTATTTGAAAAACCCGCAAGAGGCTCGCGGCTAGAACATCCAACCTCACTTGTTGAAATCTATCTGATTTTCATAacctattttttttctcttccagCATGAGATCTGCTCCTATGCTTTGTATGTCTTTTCTTATACTTAAATTAGGAAAGACTGTCTTCATGTTGGAGGCCAGAAGATCCTGCCTTGTCAAGATCCCAATGGCAAGAGATATCTATGAGGATAGCATATAAATAAGTTATACATACATTTTTAACCAAAATTACAGATTCATAATCAGTTTGCagtaaaagtaataaaacactAAACTCAATATTTGAAtgcaattaataattataatatactTAATGAACTCACCCTTGATGTTTGATACTTACAATAAGCATATGGCGCAGTCCTACTTACTTGGAACAGGACCCTTGCTATTGCTATTAACATTGTCTCTAGCATTGTAAAATGGTGAGAGGGAGTAGATCACCAAACATCTCCATTTGTCACAATCACCTCAGCAATATTCGTTTCTCTCTAACCTAGCTATATTTCTCTCTTACTTCTCATTCCTCAATTCCCCTTCTCTCTTTGTAGAACCGctatatttctctcttctcattCCTTagctccccttctctctttgaAGAACAACATCTCCTTCCGCACCCGGATGAGGTGTGCACTTAGAATCAGCCTTGCAGTTCTGTCTGTTCATAATCTCCAATCACTAAGCCAAGCATTAAACATAGAGAAAATGGAAAGAGGTATTTAGTAGAGATTTTCTTTAATGCAAAAGGGTCCTAACTATGCAAGCAAAGTTTTCTATGAAAAAGTTTTGCTATAAAAAACACATCAATTTAGTCTTGTGAAGACTATGAGGGCTGCAGAGTTGATTGATCTCATGATGTATTTGCCATATATCCAAGTCTTGTGACAAAGCATGAGAGAGAATCACAGAGACAAGCAAGGGATTTAGGATTCACAGAGACAATCAAGGGATTTTTTCAAATCCAGAAGATCGTAAATAAAAGCCTCACACAAAGCATGAGAGAGATAGGGATTCACAACATACCTGCGAAGAATAAACAGAATCAACGGATTTTTCCAAATCCAAAAGATTTGGATTCGAACAAATCCAGGAGATTGTGGATAGAAGCTTGTGTGGAAGCGTGAGAGAGATAAGGATTCACAAAAATATAATCAAGGGATTTTTCCAAATCCAGAAGTGAAAGCATGAAAGATATACAGATGCACAACGTACCTGTGAAGAGAAACAAACAGGAGTGAACAAATCAGTCCTTAACTACATAATAACTAATACAAATCAGTCCTTCTGCATTGTCCTTAATTAATACAGATCAATCATTTTGCATTGTCCTTCTACTTTGGTCCGAAACaaaaaattaagataaatgCGACCCATTATATCCTCAAGCTTGAAATCACACCAATTGCATCAAATCATAATTAGGCAGAAGAAAGAGATACCCACAAAAggataaaagagaaaattgcAAGTAAAACCGAAAAAGGAACTACTTTTTTTTAAGTTACGGCTGGATTCATACCTCTAGTGCTTGGAAAACCGCAAAAACCATAGTCGAATCTGCTTCAGTGAATTTGTGGGTAAATGAAGAAGTCATACCCCGATTCCTGGCAGTTAAAATCAAAGATCAATCCGAGTTCTGATGGGTGGGGGGTATGGATTAtgtttcttcttatttttcgGCAAAAAGTTAAAACAGGAATAATGTCTATCATTCCAAAAGaagaaacaaatgaagaaaAAGCTAAAGCAATAGAAAAGGaatggaatttttttaaaaaaattcactgAAAATTGAAGTCCCTAATCAACGAAACAGGTTTCTCAGTTCGCCTTGGAGGACGACACAGATTGTGTCTTCTATATCCTCTTCCCCAACCACCTTTCCTACCTCGCATGTCGCTGGAGCCCTCAGGACCACTATCTCATCGCCGATGCTGGTGAAGGTGGGTTGCAGTATGTGTGACAACAACTAAACAAATGAGCTGCAGATTGCGATGTAAAGAGATGAGGCCCGGGCAAAACTTTGTTTTGACCAAAACCTAATGTAAAAGACAATAGCACGACAACCACAACACTATTTAAACCTAATGATCAATGTCCTCACATTTAGGAAGTTActggtggactgggcgagaccccctgtgtccctcgcccaggagacttgACCTTAGGCAAGGAACGCGCCATAACAATGGGTcgcccttcccgaggcccaactggcccatttctGCAGGAtaaaggcgccaaagcccaacgccacctctataaataggagggaaataccaattgtaaagagGTGGGAGCTCATTCGGAATAATAATAgccttgaaattcagttacattttctctctctatgcggttagagcttctctctctaagcattcttaTCACATtcctcatactttgggtactaccttccctctctatgttctaacacggaacatttggcgccgtctgtggggatcagtagattttgattcccggactacgtggatcgtgatttgGTGGAGTGAAGCTCGTTTTTTTGTGCGATTTCTCTCCTGTTTTTCTTGATGGATCGTGATTTGATTCCCGTGCAATTCGCAATTTGATTTCGAGAAGTTCAAGTCTCTGTGAAAACTGGCGCGATTCAGAGGCAAGTGGTGGAATTCTCGGTTCGTCGACAGAGCTTGATGGAGCCCTCTCGTCAAAGACAAGGCAAGGAACCATAGCGAAGTTACATTTTTTCCCCGCACACCGTGAGGTTGGATAGACATCGTCGTGCAGAAGCACGTCGAGCGTTAAGTGGCGACTTGAAGATGCAAAATGAGTGTTTACAGGAGCAGTTGAGTTACTATCACCTCCGGTAGTGGAATCatgaggaggaggaagctgCGGCTACGGCCGGAACCAAGCCTTTCTCGGCGGCAGTACAAGAGGTGTCTGTACCGGACGACATGACGAGCCTCGTGTTGGAGGCGTACGACGGACAAACCAGTCCAAAGAATCATTTGTCTCGTTTTGAGGCGAAGTTGGCGAAGTACGCGGTTTCCGATGCTGTGaaatgcaggatgtttccatcaacGTTTCGAGGCGCGGCAAAGGAATGGTTCACGAATCTGCCTCTAGGATCTATAGCTAAGTTCCGTGATTTCTCatcagaattccttgaccatttCTCTTCAAGGACGGTAGAGGATCTGTTTGATACTCGGCAGGAggaacgtgaaaccttggaacaaTATGTGAAACGATACAGTGCCATATCTGCGAGGTTCGAGGAATTGCAGCCACGCGTGTGCGTGTGCGCTTTCAAAGGCGGTTTGGCCCAGGGAGAATTTTATTGCGAGCTGAGTAGGGAGCTGGCTTGCTCAATGATGGAAGTTCGCGCCCGAGCGCAGTACTACATCTTAAAAGAGGAAATTGAAGCACACAAGAGGAAGGGCGAGCGAACAAAAAAGGTAACTCTGGCAAGGGAAAAGGTACAGGTACAGGACAAGGACACGAGTCGCGAGCACGGGTCCGGACAAGCAGGCCGGATtcataaagaagaaaaaagggaAATTACTCCGCTCGAGAATGGGGAATAGGACACACTGGTGCTCGCGTCGAGAAGCGAAGGTAAGCCAGCGAATGAGGTCGCGAGGATGCTCAAACAAGGAGCTAGCAAAGTTACTTCTCGAGGCAAAAATTGAAGACATGAACAAAGTCGGCGAGCGCAGAAAGGACCCCAGAAGTGAGGCGGGGAGTCCGTTGAGGTGGTATGAATACCACAACTTAGAGGGCCATAACACCACCGACTGTTTCATGCTGAAGGGTCAAATCAGACGGTTGATCGGGGCGAGGCGTCCGCAAGCGGCGAAGAGACAAAAATTTGAAGAAGCTGACGGCGGCGAGGGCGAAGGAACGGTTGAAGTAACGAACACGATCGCTGGAGGTTTCGAAGTTTGCAACGACGTATCGGCGGCGGGCCGGAAGACAGTGGGGGAGACAGCATCAGTACAGGTATATCCAGAACCATTTGGGTGCCTATATCCAGACATAGTGATATCATCGCAGATTTCGTGGGAATCAAGCCACATACGGACGATCCAGTagtggtaatggtaagaataAGAGGTTTCAATGAACAGAGGGTGCTTTTAGACCAGGGCATCTCGGCGGATATAATCTATGAGGACGCATTCAGACAGATGAGGCTGACAGACAAGGATTTAAGGCCATACGCGGGAAGTTTGGTAGGTTTCTCCGGGAAACAAGTTCAGGTACGTGGCtacagacttttctttgtcttgaagtgcttctttggcttcttgtcctttttcagctttg
This is a stretch of genomic DNA from Lotus japonicus ecotype B-129 chromosome 1, LjGifu_v1.2. It encodes these proteins:
- the LOC130741274 gene encoding uncharacterized protein LOC130741274, encoding MESKERKLVQQCPSSFSCSNGKSPEPAGGVERSSRTPCSMPQQWSSPSQGRIKINVDAGWSGPHSIGLGFVARDHRGIIMLAGTCLEAQRLDPLIAEAMALRWSLHTALEVGLDSVIFELDSLSVVKAMTTNSSLWTIQILMQDCIYLASLFTSISFNHVSRNANAPAHTLASLACSYNTKLWWDVPPLEIEQALFVDAALSD
- the LOC130741285 gene encoding uncharacterized protein LOC130741285; translation: MTSLVLEAYDGQTSPKNHLSRFEAKLAKYAVSDAVKCRMFPSTFRGAAKEWFTNLPLGSIAKFRDFSSEFLDHFSSRTVEDLFDTRQEERETLEQYVKRYSAISARFEELQPRVCVCAFKGGLAQGEFYCELSRELACSMMEVRARAQYYILKEEIEAHKRKGERTKKVTLAREKVQVQDKDTSREHGSGQAGRIHKEEKREITPLENGE